From a region of the Salmo trutta chromosome 10, fSalTru1.1, whole genome shotgun sequence genome:
- the LOC115201366 gene encoding NADPH oxidase organizer 1, which yields MGDQMRYAISVRIIGVMHKEASKIKMFMTSVLWSDESEVIVYRSFLDFKEFHRQLKKRFPLENPFRKRDRVIPKFRAIAMRRKIQEKDPSWSMRRMNLLENYCSKLLRCDPVVSCSSEVTQFFMPKDHDLQADFTKNSVMILPSEDGLEDMSGQRLSLGNVTHPFVSQSYCCVGPYDTKDTKNRPFKVALGERLDVLIKDPAGWWLVENEDKQLAWFPAPYLEICEAEKDEDELDGIPLGGTLYCAVRSYSTKKHDEVPVPIGSVVEVLRKSDDGWWLIRYNGRTGYSPSMYLQPYNNPRAGLRNLQRKLHSSSLNLATHMDSSTLNLASSRDSQSGNCYPPTLYEETGLQQHTSTQPRDDPYRASRLQKTRSLELLSETRPDMAVPPSQREREELESNLDPAIRKSSISWAKSSDSDISSSGRNVRTSSSSCSEEEPQSPPNSPRSSPQPRESNNDCSIPDKSLSTSPSSRSETESCKMPTAAPRVPPRPRAQEILTRCTTMTRKAALASRGRLFSLQDPVQIH from the exons atgggagaccagatgcgctATGCCATCAGTGTCCGGATTATTGGAGTGATGCACAAAGAGGCATCTAAAATCAAG ATGTTTATGACCTCcgttctgtggtctgatgagagtGAAGTCATTGTCTACAGATCATTCTTGGATTTTAAGGAGTTTCAC AGGCAATTGAAGAAGAGGTTTCCCCTTGAGAATCCTTTCCGCAAGAGAGACCGAGTGATTCCCAAATTCAGAG CCATAGCTATGAGGAGAAAGATCCAGGAGAAGGATCCTAGTTGGTCAATGCGTCGGATGAATTTACTGGAAAACTACTGCAGCAAGCTGCTCAGGTGTGACCCCGTGGTGAGCTGCAGTTCAGAGGTCACCCAGTTCTTTATGCCCAAAGACCACGACCTGCAGGCAGACTTCACCAAAAACAG CGTCATGATCCTACCATCGGAGGATGGGCTGGAGGACATGAGCGGGCAGCGTCTGAGCCTGGGCAATGTGACTCACCCTTTTGTGAGCCAGTCTTACTGTTGTGTGGGGCCCTATGACACCAAGGACACTAAGAACAGGCCCTTTAAAGTGGCCTTGGGTGAGAGGCTGGACGTGCTCATCAAAGACCCAGCAG GCTGGTGGCTAGTGGAGAACGAGGATAAACAGTTGGCCTGGTTCCCTGCTCCTTACCTGGAGATATGTGAGGCAGAGAAGGATGAAGATGAATTGGATGGAATTCCTTTGGGGG GAACTCTCTACTGCGCTGTGAGGAGTTACTCCACAAAGAAGCATGACGAGGTGCCTGTTCCTATTGGCTCTGTGGTCGAGGTGCTGAGGAAATCAGATGACGGATGGTGGCTCATCAG GTATAATGGCAGAACGGGCTACTCTCCCTCCATGTACCTGCAGCCTTACAACAACCCACGTGCTGGCCTCCGCAACCTGCAGAGGAAGCTGCACAGCTCCTCTCTCAATCTGGCAACCCACATGGACAGCTCTACTCTCAACTTGGCATCTAGCAGAGACAGCCAATCTGGCAACTGTTACCCACCCACCCTGTATGAGGAGACAGGGCTGCAGCAGCACACATCAACCCAGCCCAGGGATGATCCGTACCGGGCCTCCCGTCTCCAGAAGACCCGCTCTCTGGAGCTCCTGTCTGAGACCCGTCCCGACATGGCCGTCCCTCCatcccaaagagagagagaagagcttgAGTCAAATCTGGATCCAGCAATCCGCAAGAGCAGCATCAGCTGGGCCAAGTCCTCCGACTCTGACATCAGCTCGTCAGGCCGGAATGTCAGGACGTCTTCTTCCAGCTGCAGTGAGGAGGAGCCCCAGAGCCCCCCAAACAGCCCCAGGTCTTCACCCCAGCCAAGGGAGAGCAACAATGACTGCAGCATCCCAGATAAGAGTCTGTCAACCAGCCCTAGCTCCAGGTCTGAGACTGAGTCCTGTAAGATGCCCACCGCTGCACCCAGAGTGCCCCCGCGACCCAGAGCCCAGGAGATCCTGACCCGGTGTACCACCATGACCCGCAAGGCTGCCTTGGCCTCCAGAGGGAGGCTGTTCTCCCTGCAGGACCCCGTCCAGATCCACTAG